One window from the genome of Breoghania sp. L-A4 encodes:
- a CDS encoding DUF882 domain-containing protein: MIKAGVRAAACLRSLAVVAAGAIVLSAAYAGAAEASSRALRLYNTHTGERAEITFKKNGRFVDGGLRELNQFLRDWRRNEPTKMDPELFDLIWDVYQKSGSKDYIHVVSGYRSPATNNMLRGRSRGVAKFSQHMRGKAMDFFLPDVSISTLRKLGLQKEIGGVGYYPKSNSPFVHMDTGSVRHWPRMTRKQLASVFPDGKTVHVPSDGKPMPGYKQAQAALKRRERDGGQQIVVASAAPTPTARIRGGDNQAIRPVPVSRSNTGKGFIASLFSGNSSNDGPTPPAALGRAPGAIAAVVPTSIRPPQKPDDLPGVSGDDEPEEAPVEANESSAEEVPILVAALPLAKPRPIAAEPTVLAALPMPAPSNPHDAISALTDAETPRAAKPDTIAPGAALAYASAIPRPLPPTFSGARAADDKPAKQPIVLASLQGTRTDETELRAFSPPRRSADDLPQPSITGSFPRGRIRSRDSRLCRVATSRVCCRARAPRGRRRLPISGIPISAV, translated from the coding sequence GTGATCAAGGCTGGCGTGCGCGCTGCGGCCTGCTTGCGCTCCCTCGCCGTCGTGGCGGCAGGCGCGATTGTGTTGTCGGCGGCGTATGCGGGAGCCGCGGAGGCTTCATCGCGCGCCCTGAGGCTCTACAACACGCACACCGGCGAACGCGCCGAGATCACCTTCAAGAAGAACGGCCGATTCGTGGACGGCGGTCTGCGCGAACTCAATCAGTTCCTGCGCGACTGGCGCCGCAATGAACCGACCAAGATGGACCCGGAGCTCTTTGATCTGATCTGGGACGTCTACCAGAAGTCGGGCTCCAAGGATTATATCCACGTTGTCTCGGGTTACCGTTCTCCGGCGACGAACAACATGCTGCGCGGCCGGTCGCGCGGCGTCGCCAAGTTCAGCCAGCACATGCGCGGCAAGGCGATGGATTTCTTCCTTCCCGACGTCAGCATCTCAACCCTGCGCAAGCTCGGCCTGCAAAAGGAGATCGGCGGCGTCGGCTACTATCCGAAATCGAATTCGCCGTTTGTGCATATGGACACCGGCAGCGTGCGCCATTGGCCGCGTATGACCCGCAAGCAACTGGCGAGCGTGTTTCCTGACGGCAAGACGGTGCATGTACCTTCCGACGGCAAGCCGATGCCGGGCTACAAGCAGGCGCAGGCGGCCTTGAAGCGGCGCGAACGCGATGGCGGCCAGCAGATCGTTGTGGCGTCCGCGGCACCGACGCCGACTGCGCGCATTCGCGGCGGCGACAACCAGGCCATCCGCCCCGTTCCGGTGAGTCGCTCGAACACGGGCAAGGGCTTCATTGCGTCGCTGTTCTCGGGGAATTCCTCAAACGACGGCCCGACGCCGCCCGCGGCGCTGGGCCGCGCGCCCGGCGCGATCGCGGCCGTGGTGCCGACGAGCATCCGTCCGCCGCAGAAACCGGATGATCTTCCGGGCGTGAGCGGCGACGATGAGCCGGAAGAAGCGCCTGTTGAAGCCAACGAGTCCTCGGCCGAGGAAGTGCCGATTCTGGTTGCCGCGCTGCCGCTCGCCAAGCCGCGCCCAATCGCAGCCGAGCCGACCGTTTTGGCGGCGCTGCCAATGCCCGCGCCATCCAATCCGCATGATGCGATATCCGCGCTAACCGATGCCGAGACGCCGCGGGCCGCCAAGCCCGACACCATCGCGCCCGGCGCCGCGCTCGCCTATGCGTCCGCCATTCCGCGCCCACTGCCGCCGACGTTCTCCGGCGCCCGCGCGGCCGACGACAAGCCGGCAAAGCAGCCGATTGTCCTGGCCAGCCTCCAGGGCACACGAACGGATGAGACGGAACTGCGCGCCTTTTCGCCGCCGCGCCGTTCCGCAGACGATCTGCCGCAGCCGTCCATCACGGGAAGCTTCCCGCGCGGGCGGATCCGTTCGCGCGATTCGCGGCTCTGCCGGGTGGCGACGAGCCGCGTCTGTTGTCGGGCGAGAGCACCACGCGGACGCAGGCGTTTGCCGATCTCCGGCATCCCGATCAGCGCCGTCTGA
- a CDS encoding L,D-transpeptidase family protein: MMRSLGVAGFSLAFSVVVGGVAAVPSWAAVHDDPAIIVMPAADGAAPGEQPAAGPDGLPAASPAVEPAVETGALLDPVSLALRDLLETTGDSGRGDLAAVAEFYLEREWVPAWTLDGRLSAAALAVIERLRHADEEGLDPDAYPIPSAHLGDGLPSTPILLAEAEIELSRSVAAYARHAMGGRIAPSSISGYFDLSPPQLDPVEALDTIVSAENPAVALIGFNPQHDGYRRLKAELARLRALPDQVERPVALPEGPLLKLGSRDSRVEILRKRLNVAAPEFDADVFDAEVQAAVSDFQRTNQLYVDGMVGPRTRAAINGGDEGNPVADVIANMERWRWMPRDLGRYYVQVNIPEFMVRLIRDGAVYHETRVVVGKRSNQTPIFSDEMEHVIVNPYWNVPRSIASKEMLPRIQQDPVSFFARSGYEVLSRGRQVHPLDVNWWNGSLSSVRIRQRPGAGNALGRIKFMFPNRHSVYLHDTPSKSLFNRSVRAFSHGCVRVFEPMKFADALLVEENDWDAQRLTRLFGGRSRQVNLTRHIPVHITYFTAWVDDAGVLQRRSDIYGHHQKLIKALGLDDDA, from the coding sequence ATGATGCGTTCGCTGGGTGTTGCAGGTTTCTCGTTGGCGTTTTCGGTTGTTGTGGGCGGCGTGGCGGCGGTGCCGTCATGGGCGGCGGTTCACGACGACCCCGCCATCATCGTGATGCCGGCGGCGGATGGCGCTGCGCCGGGCGAACAACCCGCAGCGGGTCCGGATGGGCTGCCGGCCGCGTCACCCGCCGTGGAGCCGGCTGTTGAGACCGGTGCGCTGCTGGACCCGGTTTCCCTGGCGCTGCGTGACCTGCTCGAGACAACCGGGGATTCCGGTCGCGGCGATCTGGCCGCGGTCGCGGAGTTCTATCTCGAGCGCGAATGGGTGCCTGCCTGGACTCTGGACGGCCGGTTGAGCGCCGCGGCCCTCGCCGTGATCGAGCGGCTGCGCCACGCCGATGAGGAGGGCTTGGATCCCGACGCCTACCCGATCCCTTCCGCGCATCTCGGCGACGGGCTGCCTTCCACGCCGATCCTGCTCGCGGAGGCGGAAATCGAGCTGTCGCGCTCGGTCGCAGCCTATGCCCGACACGCCATGGGCGGCCGCATCGCGCCGTCGTCAATCTCCGGCTATTTCGATCTGTCGCCTCCGCAGCTCGATCCCGTCGAGGCGCTCGATACGATCGTCAGCGCCGAGAACCCGGCCGTCGCCCTGATCGGCTTCAATCCGCAACATGACGGTTATCGGCGCCTGAAGGCCGAACTGGCACGGCTGCGTGCACTTCCCGATCAAGTCGAGCGTCCGGTGGCGCTTCCCGAAGGACCGCTTCTCAAACTTGGATCCCGAGATTCGCGGGTGGAAATCCTGCGCAAACGGCTGAATGTGGCCGCGCCTGAATTCGACGCGGATGTCTTCGATGCGGAGGTGCAGGCCGCGGTCTCCGATTTTCAGCGTACGAACCAGCTGTACGTCGATGGCATGGTCGGCCCGCGCACGCGGGCGGCGATCAACGGCGGCGACGAAGGCAATCCGGTTGCCGACGTGATCGCCAACATGGAGCGGTGGCGGTGGATGCCGCGCGATCTCGGCCGCTACTATGTTCAGGTGAATATCCCGGAATTCATGGTCCGGCTCATCCGGGACGGCGCGGTGTATCACGAGACCCGCGTGGTCGTCGGCAAACGCAGCAACCAGACGCCGATCTTTTCCGACGAGATGGAGCATGTCATCGTCAATCCCTATTGGAACGTGCCGCGGTCGATCGCGTCGAAGGAAATGCTGCCGCGCATTCAGCAAGATCCCGTCTCGTTCTTCGCGCGTTCGGGATACGAGGTGTTGTCGCGTGGCCGCCAGGTGCATCCGCTGGACGTGAACTGGTGGAACGGCAGCCTGAGCTCCGTTCGGATCCGCCAAAGACCGGGTGCCGGCAATGCGCTCGGGCGCATCAAGTTCATGTTTCCGAATCGCCACTCGGTCTATCTGCACGACACGCCAAGCAAGAGCCTGTTCAACCGATCCGTCCGGGCGTTTTCCCATGGATGCGTGCGGGTGTTTGAACCGATGAAATTTGCCGATGCGCTGCTTGTCGAGGAGAACGACTGGGATGCGCAGCGTCTGACGCGGCTGTTTGGCGGACGCTCGCGGCAGGTGAACCTGACCCGGCATATCCCCGTTCACATCACCTATTTCACCGCCTGGGTGGATGATGCCGGTGTGCTGCAGCGGCGCTCCGATATCTACGGACATCATCAAAAGCTCATCAAGGCCTTGGGCCTAGATGATGATGCGTAG